A DNA window from Leptolyngbya sp. KIOST-1 contains the following coding sequences:
- a CDS encoding CPBP family intramembrane glutamic endopeptidase, whose translation MAGRENPFLALKARQVVVMFFMISAGLALVFSTLGTLELLPLQGDDPILAPILYSLIFVGLCGAILLTSRRSPLRLAALLGPIPRHLAWMQLLWLVLGLFLFSLGAFQVSYLGLSVVAPGLVEATLRQSLLLSVDQATAPGLYNGLMLFSVLVVAPITEEFIFRGVLLHRWGLKWGVRPAILLTSILFGVLHSNLIGLFVFGVVMSLLYLSTRSLLVPMVAHALNNAIASGVEFLATQPSANAIDTLAEFRAGWWLGVVCLLVSAPWVLRYVVYHWPDRQALMPYFANQGISQGIEPDGRP comes from the coding sequence ATGGCAGGGCGTGAAAATCCGTTTCTGGCCCTCAAGGCCAGGCAGGTGGTAGTGATGTTCTTCATGATTTCGGCGGGCCTGGCCCTGGTGTTTAGCACCCTGGGCACGCTGGAACTGCTGCCCCTACAGGGGGATGACCCGATCCTGGCCCCCATTCTCTACAGCCTGATTTTTGTGGGCCTGTGTGGGGCAATTCTGCTGACCTCGCGGCGATCGCCCCTGCGGCTGGCGGCTCTGCTGGGGCCAATTCCCCGCCATCTGGCCTGGATGCAGTTGCTGTGGCTGGTTTTGGGCCTGTTTTTGTTTTCGCTGGGGGCGTTTCAGGTGTCCTACCTGGGGCTGTCGGTGGTGGCTCCAGGGCTGGTCGAGGCGACCCTGCGCCAGTCGCTGCTGCTGTCCGTTGACCAAGCCACGGCACCCGGCCTCTACAACGGGCTGATGCTGTTTTCGGTGCTGGTGGTGGCCCCCATCACCGAAGAGTTTATCTTTCGCGGCGTGCTGCTGCATCGCTGGGGGCTGAAGTGGGGCGTGCGACCGGCCATTTTGCTGACGTCGATTTTGTTTGGGGTGCTGCACTCCAACCTGATCGGGCTATTTGTGTTTGGGGTGGTCATGTCGCTGCTGTACCTGAGCACGCGATCGCTGCTGGTGCCCATGGTGGCCCACGCCCTCAACAATGCGATCGCCTCAGGGGTTGAGTTTTTGGCCACTCAGCCCAGCGCCAACGCCATCGACACCCTGGCCGAGTTTCGGGCGGGTTGGTGGTTGGGAGTGGTGTGCTTGCTGGTGTCGGCCCCCTGGGTGCTGCGCTACGTGGTCTACCACTGGCCCGATCGCCAGGCGCTGATGCCCTACTTTGCCAACCAGGGCATCAGTCAGGGAATCGAGCCAGACGGTCGCCCCTAG
- a CDS encoding HAMP domain-containing protein, with the protein MKALSHQLKTTLRLFQSPLSQRIIAGMFVSLVVIEAILLVPSVQRRRAELLDQIEDVSIGKVRWIVTTYPTADGEELAAHLQQLQRDPMLQGILGGTVYDAAGNLVATFGEPPQLTTANARQDRRQLFTTAAGRRYDIAWTTAGIGEGMLSELNDNHWIVLRHNADATQRALMFYMLRIAGLVLLIAAFITLVMLLLLSRLLITPILTLRQDLSLAGETVARDDSAPKFASLRYRRRDELGEVIATFHQMYGQICAEIGDRKRAESTLRHHNRSMQQYIEQVDKVTAAATAVDAGTFVPDQLDAVAQRNDELGQLARMFQHMAASVERRETQLKQQLKELTIEIDQGKLQKQVAQITESDYFQELQSELKHLQVDEFWQS; encoded by the coding sequence ATGAAAGCTTTGTCTCACCAGCTGAAAACGACGCTCCGTCTGTTTCAATCGCCCCTGTCGCAGCGCATCATTGCGGGTATGTTTGTCAGTCTGGTGGTGATTGAAGCGATTTTGCTAGTGCCCTCGGTGCAGCGCCGCCGGGCTGAACTGCTCGATCAGATCGAAGATGTTTCAATCGGCAAGGTGCGCTGGATTGTCACCACCTACCCCACCGCCGACGGTGAAGAACTGGCGGCGCACCTCCAGCAGTTGCAGCGTGACCCGATGCTCCAGGGCATTTTGGGCGGCACTGTGTACGATGCCGCAGGCAATCTGGTGGCAACCTTTGGGGAACCGCCCCAGTTGACCACGGCCAATGCGCGCCAGGACCGCCGCCAGCTTTTTACTACCGCCGCAGGCCGCCGCTACGACATCGCCTGGACGACGGCGGGCATCGGTGAAGGCATGCTGAGCGAGCTGAACGATAACCACTGGATCGTGCTGCGCCACAATGCCGACGCCACCCAGCGGGCGTTAATGTTCTACATGCTGAGAATTGCGGGGCTGGTGCTGCTGATTGCCGCCTTCATCACCCTGGTGATGCTGCTGTTGCTCAGTCGGCTGCTGATCACTCCAATTCTGACGCTGCGTCAGGATCTGAGCCTGGCAGGAGAAACCGTGGCCCGCGACGACAGTGCCCCAAAATTTGCCTCGCTGCGCTACCGGCGGCGGGATGAGCTGGGGGAGGTGATCGCCACATTTCATCAAATGTATGGGCAGATCTGTGCGGAAATTGGCGATCGCAAGCGGGCCGAATCCACCCTGCGCCACCATAACCGGTCAATGCAGCAGTACATTGAACAGGTGGACAAAGTCACCGCCGCCGCCACCGCCGTAGATGCAGGCACCTTTGTTCCCGACCAACTGGATGCCGTGGCCCAGCGCAACGATGAACTGGGTCAGCTGGCCCGCATGTTTCAGCACATGGCCGCCAGCGTTGAACGTCGCGAAACCCAGCTAAAGCAGCAGTTGAAAGAGCTGACCATCGAGATCGACCAGGGAAAGTTGCAAAAGCAGGTGGCCCAGATCACCGAAAGCGACTACTTCCAGGAACTCCAATCGGAGCTAAAGCATTTGCAGGTCGATGAATTCTGGCAGTCTTGA
- a CDS encoding 1-acyl-sn-glycerol-3-phosphate acyltransferase has translation MDNPAHRRLPSWSLPLPKLNRAQPPLGFIPPRYKPWIVQACYVALPLILRLRLRPWLPAGIWPVTCTNPEVLAQGFHQFQAGKIRLLLAFRHSQVDDPICLSYLFSRLVPRAARQQGFRLQRPLHSFFMYDRGMPLWAGRWLGWFFAAIGGIPVHRGRRLDLKALKAVREQIMTAPLPVTIAPEGATNGHGEVISDLEPGTAQLAFWAVEDLQKAGRPEQVLLLPVGLRYIYPRPDWAALNRLLAQLEADCGLAVQSFSDPAAIAPEAYYPRLLGLGQHLLSRLEQFYQRFYGLPPAPPAPDPASPEAATPDPSADLGQRLSHLLDGALAVGERFFALPSTGSLVTRCRRLEEAGWSYIYREDIADLDQLSPFDRGLADWVAAAATLQMQHMRLAESFVAVSGHYVRDKPSFERFAETTLILFDLVERVKGTRVPKRPQLGTRQAVIRLGEPININDRWSDYAQSRRSAKAAVARLTHDIQTALEDLIEAGEETVTP, from the coding sequence ATGGACAACCCTGCCCACCGCCGCCTACCGTCCTGGAGTTTGCCCTTGCCTAAGCTCAACCGTGCCCAGCCGCCCCTGGGCTTCATTCCTCCCCGCTACAAGCCCTGGATCGTGCAGGCCTGCTATGTGGCGCTGCCCCTAATCCTGCGGCTGCGGCTGCGGCCCTGGCTGCCGGCGGGCATTTGGCCGGTGACCTGCACCAACCCGGAGGTTCTGGCGCAGGGGTTTCACCAGTTTCAGGCGGGCAAAATTCGGCTGTTGCTGGCCTTTCGCCACAGCCAGGTCGATGACCCCATCTGCCTGTCGTACCTGTTTTCACGACTGGTGCCCCGGGCCGCCCGCCAGCAGGGCTTTCGCCTCCAGCGCCCGCTGCACAGTTTCTTTATGTACGACCGGGGCATGCCGCTGTGGGCCGGTCGGTGGCTGGGTTGGTTTTTTGCCGCGATCGGGGGTATTCCGGTGCACAGGGGCCGTCGGCTCGACCTCAAGGCGCTCAAGGCGGTGCGCGAGCAGATCATGACCGCCCCGCTGCCCGTCACCATTGCCCCGGAGGGGGCGACCAACGGCCACGGCGAAGTGATCAGCGACCTGGAGCCGGGAACGGCACAGCTGGCCTTTTGGGCGGTCGAAGACTTGCAAAAAGCAGGCCGCCCCGAGCAGGTGCTGCTGCTGCCGGTGGGCCTACGCTACATCTACCCTCGCCCCGACTGGGCTGCCCTCAACCGGCTGCTAGCTCAGCTGGAGGCCGACTGCGGCCTGGCGGTGCAGTCGTTTAGCGACCCGGCGGCGATCGCCCCCGAGGCCTACTACCCCCGCCTGCTGGGGCTGGGCCAGCACCTGCTGAGCCGCCTGGAGCAGTTCTACCAGCGGTTCTATGGGCTGCCTCCCGCTCCCCCGGCTCCAGATCCGGCCTCTCCAGAAGCCGCCACACCAGATCCCTCAGCCGATCTGGGCCAGCGGTTAAGCCATCTGCTGGACGGAGCCCTGGCGGTGGGGGAACGGTTTTTTGCCCTGCCCAGCACCGGCAGCCTGGTGACCCGCTGCCGTCGCCTGGAAGAGGCGGGCTGGAGCTATATCTACCGCGAAGACATTGCCGATCTAGATCAACTCTCGCCCTTCGATCGCGGCCTGGCCGACTGGGTGGCGGCGGCGGCGACGTTGCAAATGCAGCACATGCGCCTGGCGGAGAGCTTTGTGGCGGTGTCGGGCCACTACGTGAGAGATAAGCCCAGCTTTGAGCGTTTTGCCGAAACCACCCTGATTCTGTTTGATCTGGTGGAGCGGGTAAAGGGGACACGGGTGCCCAAACGTCCCCAACTGGGGACGCGCCAGGCGGTGATTCGCCTGGGTGAGCCGATCAACATCAATGATCGCTGGTCGGACTACGCCCAATCGCGGCGCTCGGCTAAGGCGGCGGTCGCTCGGCTCACCCATGACATTCAAACGGCCCTGGAGGATCTGATTGAGGCGGGGGAGGAGACGGTTACACCGTGA
- a CDS encoding DUF4126 domain-containing protein has protein sequence MEASMMDWQLLESIGLGLGLGVAAGFRVVVPFWVLSAAALFGHLELVDNLSWLGSSSAFIGLSIALVVEIAAYSVPWLDNAIDTVALPVAAVAGTLLMAIATNQLDPFAQWSVAVVAGGGAAATVKGLNGLTRFVSTATTGGATNLILAGVELVGAIAISIFALVAPIVMFVVVLAFFILLVRFAIKAFYRSKKATPDTEAE, from the coding sequence ATGGAGGCGAGCATGATGGATTGGCAGCTGCTGGAGAGCATTGGCCTGGGGCTGGGCCTGGGGGTGGCCGCCGGTTTTCGGGTGGTGGTGCCCTTTTGGGTGCTCAGTGCCGCCGCCCTGTTTGGCCACCTTGAGCTGGTCGACAACCTCAGCTGGCTGGGCAGTAGCTCAGCGTTTATTGGCCTTTCCATTGCCCTGGTGGTTGAGATTGCGGCTTACAGCGTGCCCTGGCTGGACAACGCGATCGATACTGTGGCCCTGCCCGTGGCGGCGGTGGCCGGTACGCTGCTGATGGCGATCGCCACCAACCAGCTCGACCCCTTTGCCCAGTGGAGTGTGGCCGTTGTGGCCGGGGGCGGGGCCGCCGCCACGGTGAAGGGGCTCAACGGCCTGACGCGCTTTGTCTCTACGGCAACCACGGGCGGCGCAACCAACCTGATTTTGGCCGGGGTAGAACTGGTGGGGGCGATCGCCATTTCAATCTTTGCCCTGGTAGCCCCGATTGTGATGTTTGTGGTGGTGCTGGCATTCTTCATTCTGCTGGTGCGCTTTGCCATCAAAGCCTTTTACCGCAGCAAGAAGGCGACTCCAGACACAGAGGCAGAGTAA
- a CDS encoding DUF1822 family protein, producing the protein MSVVFDNPVQPVLAMPPDLALWQQGEAIADPAARWRVYLHQLGLAALQAWVQDEGDQTIHPWPAADAVDLWQWVDGLALTLGDRRLVVMLSEAIDASSLTVPQEWVDIPGWTADYYVAAQVDVDEQRLVLWGYGTYTQVKAQGRYDPRDRTYSLNAADLIQDFSVFWVAQRLEQPQTISLPELPALPEAQAERLADRLAQAVEPRLEIPFEQWGALLSDDHWRRQLRQRQQGRGPVDLSGWLRDWVEPGWRSLASLLPSTPALGFRSTGIRSAVSRGKAIWLSPPGCFLVLGLRVTPTEDDRRSISVQLFPTDVDLLPAGVTLTLELPETAEPLQTVQAGEHDNVIQLPSFRCPPGQRFRVSIQLADAIVQEDFVS; encoded by the coding sequence ATGAGCGTGGTGTTTGACAATCCGGTGCAGCCCGTGCTGGCGATGCCGCCCGATCTGGCGCTGTGGCAGCAGGGTGAGGCGATCGCCGACCCGGCGGCCCGCTGGCGCGTCTATCTGCATCAGCTAGGGTTGGCGGCGCTGCAAGCCTGGGTGCAGGACGAGGGTGATCAAACCATTCACCCCTGGCCCGCCGCCGATGCGGTTGATCTCTGGCAGTGGGTGGATGGGCTGGCTCTGACGTTGGGCGATCGCCGCCTAGTAGTGATGCTGAGTGAGGCGATTGATGCCAGTTCGCTGACGGTGCCCCAGGAGTGGGTCGATATTCCCGGTTGGACGGCGGACTACTACGTGGCGGCCCAGGTGGATGTGGACGAGCAGCGGCTGGTGCTGTGGGGCTATGGCACCTATACCCAGGTGAAGGCCCAGGGACGGTATGATCCGCGCGATCGCACCTACAGCCTGAACGCCGCCGACCTGATCCAAGACTTTTCGGTCTTCTGGGTGGCCCAGCGGCTCGAGCAACCCCAAACTATTTCTCTGCCGGAGTTGCCTGCCCTACCCGAGGCCCAGGCCGAGCGCCTGGCCGATCGGCTGGCCCAGGCCGTGGAACCGAGGCTGGAAATTCCCTTTGAGCAGTGGGGGGCGCTGCTCAGCGATGACCACTGGCGGCGGCAGCTCCGGCAGCGGCAGCAGGGCCGGGGACCGGTGGATCTGAGCGGCTGGCTGAGGGACTGGGTAGAACCGGGCTGGCGATCGCTGGCCTCGCTGCTGCCCAGCACGCCAGCCCTGGGCTTTCGCTCCACTGGCATCCGCAGTGCGGTCAGTCGGGGCAAGGCCATCTGGCTCAGCCCCCCCGGCTGTTTCCTGGTGCTGGGCCTGCGGGTGACCCCCACCGAAGACGATCGCCGCAGCATCAGCGTGCAGCTCTTTCCCACCGATGTCGACCTGCTGCCCGCGGGCGTCACCCTGACCCTGGAACTGCCAGAAACCGCAGAGCCCTTGCAAACAGTACAGGCAGGGGAGCACGATAACGTTATTCAGCTACCCAGTTTTCGCTGTCCGCCGGGGCAGCGGTTTCGGGTGAGCATTCAGCTGGCAGATGCTATCGTGCAGGAGGACTTCGTCAGCTAA
- a CDS encoding SDR family NAD(P)-dependent oxidoreductase — translation MTTLSTETRQTALVVGASRGIGLGFVQHLLSDDRFGTVYGTYRRPEAARELLALAERFPQLRCLPMEVTAEETMAGAIAAIQARTPQLHRAVYCVGVLHDGDFQPEKSLRQISSENLVRSFQTNAVGAVLLAKHLLPLLKHDQPSVFAAISARVGSIGDNRLGGWYGYRASKAALNMLIKTAALEYARRSPNTTLALLHPGTTDTRLSEPFQRGVPPEKLFPVERTVAQLMAVMDGLGPADSGNFFSWDGTRLPW, via the coding sequence TTGACTACCCTTTCCACAGAGACGCGCCAAACTGCCCTGGTGGTGGGCGCCAGTCGAGGCATTGGCCTGGGCTTTGTGCAACACCTACTGAGCGACGATCGCTTTGGGACAGTGTACGGCACCTACCGCCGCCCCGAGGCGGCCCGGGAATTGCTGGCGCTGGCGGAGCGATTTCCCCAGCTGCGCTGCCTGCCGATGGAGGTGACGGCGGAGGAGACTATGGCCGGGGCGATCGCCGCCATTCAGGCCCGGACGCCGCAGCTGCACCGGGCGGTGTACTGCGTTGGGGTGCTCCACGACGGCGACTTTCAGCCCGAGAAAAGCCTGCGGCAGATCAGCAGCGAAAACCTGGTGCGATCGTTTCAAACCAATGCGGTGGGGGCCGTGCTGCTGGCCAAGCACCTGCTGCCCCTGCTAAAGCACGATCAGCCCAGCGTTTTTGCCGCTATTTCGGCCCGGGTGGGCAGCATTGGCGACAACCGGCTGGGGGGCTGGTACGGCTACCGGGCCTCGAAGGCGGCACTGAATATGCTGATCAAAACGGCGGCGCTGGAGTACGCTCGCCGTAGCCCCAACACCACTCTGGCCCTGCTGCACCCCGGCACCACCGATACTCGGCTGTCAGAGCCCTTTCAGCGGGGGGTGCCGCCAGAGAAGCTGTTCCCGGTAGAGCGCACGGTGGCGCAGCTGATGGCGGTGATGGACGGCCTCGGCCCCGCCGACAGCGGCAATTTTTTTAGCTGGGATGGCACCCGGCTGCCCTGGTAG
- a CDS encoding alpha/beta hydrolase family protein: protein MTVRAMFRAAIVDGPPPPYNTLHLKVFYPAQPSGSTQETNLGVVPAAAEKAPFPVVILFNGINCGPELYRWLAVALAERGLVVVTFAWVAENLPGMVALTPGVDLAMLMPDRYGQGPTASALPALLKELEQLNTDGVLAGLLNLDRVILGGHSAGGRVAIESASPTFFAPVRAAFAYGAHTAAVMQLGYPAGQILPLPDRLPLLLMAGTQDGVIANSSDRYGLTWERATTPVERTFHEALSGGRDDSYLLLLEGANHFSFVDPFDSTTGRAFLDFPATQPDAALRELMAEAIGLFVAAHGGDSDPQTGARQALVQRLKSPQPLIARFEYK from the coding sequence ATGACTGTACGAGCAATGTTTCGCGCGGCCATTGTCGATGGCCCACCGCCCCCCTACAACACCCTGCATCTAAAGGTGTTTTACCCGGCCCAACCCTCCGGTAGCACTCAGGAAACCAACCTGGGCGTGGTGCCCGCTGCGGCAGAAAAAGCCCCTTTCCCGGTGGTGATTTTGTTCAACGGCATCAACTGTGGGCCAGAGCTCTACCGGTGGCTGGCAGTTGCCCTGGCGGAGCGGGGGCTGGTGGTGGTGACCTTTGCCTGGGTGGCCGAGAACCTGCCGGGCATGGTGGCCCTCACCCCAGGGGTAGACCTGGCCATGCTGATGCCCGATCGCTACGGCCAGGGCCCAACGGCATCGGCGTTGCCAGCGCTGCTCAAGGAGCTAGAGCAATTAAATACCGATGGCGTTCTGGCCGGTTTACTGAATCTAGACCGGGTCATTTTGGGTGGCCACTCCGCCGGGGGCCGAGTGGCGATCGAAAGCGCCAGCCCCACCTTCTTTGCCCCGGTGCGAGCCGCCTTTGCCTATGGAGCCCACACCGCTGCGGTAATGCAGCTGGGCTACCCAGCAGGCCAAATTTTGCCGCTGCCCGACCGGCTGCCGCTATTGCTGATGGCCGGCACCCAGGATGGCGTGATTGCCAACAGCAGCGATCGCTACGGCCTCACCTGGGAGCGGGCCACCACCCCGGTGGAGCGCACCTTCCACGAAGCCCTTAGCGGCGGCAGAGACGATAGCTATTTACTGCTACTAGAAGGGGCCAACCACTTTTCCTTCGTAGACCCTTTCGATTCCACCACGGGCCGAGCCTTTTTGGATTTTCCGGCAACTCAGCCCGATGCGGCCCTGCGGGAGTTGATGGCGGAGGCAATCGGGCTGTTTGTGGCGGCCCACGGGGGAGATTCTGATCCTCAGACCGGCGCCCGCCAGGCGCTGGTGCAGCGGCTGAAATCGCCCCAGCCGCTGATCGCTCGCTTTGAGTACAAGTAG
- a CDS encoding phosphatidic acid phosphatase, with the protein MVDYQCNSLPQRDYEARRTEAAALRDQKRDDAANDFSVTPAPINGDEDRFKHIGFPGFASFTKSLAHNPNGLVDPGSWQSLLDALQVGTQEALEQVQLGGGKRKLVNPLNAFSFQQIGNDSNGARMAAAPTFASRSTAIDMVERYWMALCRDVPFDQYANSSLIQAACDDLNALGFVDQFGFVCTPQTLFRGPYAGCAVGPHVSQFLLQDFNFGNQPIRQQQRYPRPGLDYMTDIETWNRVNNGDIDPSGTDLVDGTRYITTLRDAGQWVHIDLPHQAGLWATLMLLGQKAALSEAIPYGRAITTADGFGSLGGPDISIQAGLAGVYALKHAWFQKWCVYRRLRPEVYAQRLELFRRGVLGGHTENPCDNEKFNDFFGEGADVWRRTQVLDRIYEHNRQQNIAHSRGKGEGNWLLPMGFPEGSPTHPAYPGGHSAFVAAAATVAKAYFADGPFPNPKVPVDGGSKLAEYHRKGEELTIHGELNKLIANVTLFRDGAGMHWRTDGTTSGPNAGCDRPGTGIETGGNLLGERLAISMLRDTRRTYREAVGTFAFQSITGHPVRF; encoded by the coding sequence ATGGTTGATTATCAGTGCAATTCTTTGCCCCAGCGCGACTACGAAGCTCGCCGCACCGAGGCAGCGGCCCTGCGCGACCAAAAGCGTGACGATGCCGCCAATGACTTTAGCGTCACCCCAGCCCCCATCAACGGCGACGAAGATCGCTTTAAGCACATTGGGTTTCCAGGCTTTGCCTCGTTCACCAAAAGCCTGGCCCACAACCCCAACGGTCTGGTTGACCCAGGTTCGTGGCAATCCCTGCTCGATGCGCTGCAAGTCGGTACCCAGGAAGCCCTTGAGCAGGTGCAGCTGGGGGGCGGCAAGCGCAAGCTGGTCAACCCGCTGAATGCGTTCTCCTTTCAGCAGATCGGCAATGACTCGAACGGGGCTCGCATGGCGGCGGCCCCTACCTTTGCCAGCCGCAGCACCGCCATCGACATGGTGGAGCGCTACTGGATGGCCCTCTGCCGCGATGTGCCCTTTGACCAGTACGCCAACAGCAGCCTGATTCAAGCCGCCTGCGACGATCTCAACGCCCTGGGCTTTGTCGATCAGTTTGGCTTTGTCTGCACGCCCCAAACGCTTTTTCGTGGTCCCTATGCGGGCTGCGCCGTTGGCCCCCACGTGTCGCAGTTTTTACTGCAGGACTTTAACTTTGGCAACCAGCCGATTCGTCAGCAGCAGCGCTACCCGCGCCCCGGCCTCGACTACATGACTGACATCGAGACCTGGAACCGGGTCAATAACGGCGATATTGACCCCAGCGGCACCGATTTGGTCGATGGCACCCGCTACATTACCACCCTGCGGGATGCGGGGCAGTGGGTACACATCGACCTGCCCCACCAGGCCGGGTTGTGGGCCACACTCATGCTGCTTGGCCAGAAGGCCGCCCTTTCCGAGGCGATTCCCTACGGTAGAGCCATTACCACCGCCGACGGCTTTGGTAGCCTGGGCGGGCCAGACATCAGCATTCAGGCCGGGCTGGCGGGGGTCTATGCCCTCAAGCACGCCTGGTTCCAGAAGTGGTGTGTGTACCGTCGCCTGCGGCCCGAGGTCTACGCCCAGCGCCTGGAACTGTTCCGGCGGGGCGTGCTGGGTGGCCATACTGAGAACCCCTGCGACAATGAGAAGTTTAACGACTTCTTTGGCGAGGGGGCCGATGTGTGGCGGCGTACCCAGGTGCTCGATCGCATCTATGAGCACAACCGCCAGCAAAATATTGCCCACAGCCGGGGCAAAGGCGAGGGCAACTGGCTGCTGCCCATGGGCTTCCCCGAAGGATCGCCCACCCACCCGGCCTACCCCGGCGGTCACTCGGCCTTTGTGGCGGCGGCGGCGACGGTGGCCAAGGCCTACTTTGCCGATGGCCCCTTCCCCAACCCCAAGGTACCGGTGGATGGCGGCTCCAAGCTGGCCGAGTACCACCGCAAGGGCGAGGAACTCACCATCCACGGTGAGCTGAACAAGCTGATCGCCAACGTGACGCTGTTCCGCGATGGGGCTGGGATGCACTGGCGTACCGATGGCACGACCTCGGGGCCCAATGCGGGCTGCGATCGCCCCGGCACGGGCATCGAAACCGGCGGCAACCTGCTGGGTGAACGGCTGGCCATCAGCATGCTGCGCGACACCCGCCGCACCTACCGCGAGGCCGTGGGCACCTTTGCGTTCCAGAGCATTACTGGCCACCCGGTGCGGTTCTAA
- a CDS encoding sigma-70 family RNA polymerase sigma factor → MQLRNTIIDLFSTFIRFADDRFDSWISDRRLKKAMEDRLTQADAAAQSEGFWALYWHKCWPTHPQAEAHLQAYLQEPCFWATQRITQRFGSDQWTLADGFQTAIAHTPSILKRYRPDYGSDLRAYAQTAFGNVVRDQMRQQQAANVCSDWGLLRRLSRVQIRRSLEAAGIAQIEATILLWQCFKAVCRLDPQRSVRALPPPTPDQLVQMAARYNRLRVQLSPIPARLEGEDLVAKLQPIVQAARSHLVPKVTSLDQPQFDVIAPAPLDSLSGDDLPMARLLAAEAYAEQRRRVQQLEAVLGEAIAALTPADQTLLRFYYQEQLTQTAIAQQLDIQQYQVSRRLNRVRQQLLANVAQWSQKTLHISLNSAVLASMSDAIHEWLQRHYQKQH, encoded by the coding sequence ATGCAGCTGCGCAATACGATAATCGACCTGTTTTCAACGTTTATTCGGTTCGCGGACGATCGCTTTGATAGTTGGATCAGCGATCGGCGGCTGAAAAAGGCCATGGAAGACCGCTTGACCCAGGCTGACGCGGCTGCCCAATCGGAGGGGTTTTGGGCGCTGTACTGGCACAAATGCTGGCCGACCCACCCCCAGGCGGAGGCCCATCTCCAGGCCTATCTCCAGGAACCCTGTTTTTGGGCCACCCAACGGATCACCCAGCGGTTTGGCAGCGATCAGTGGACGCTGGCCGATGGGTTTCAAACGGCGATCGCCCACACGCCCAGCATTCTCAAGCGCTACCGCCCTGACTATGGCAGCGATTTGAGGGCCTACGCCCAGACCGCATTCGGTAACGTGGTTCGCGACCAGATGCGGCAGCAGCAGGCTGCCAATGTTTGCAGCGATTGGGGCCTGCTGCGGCGGCTAAGCCGGGTGCAGATTCGGCGATCGCTGGAGGCCGCCGGGATTGCCCAGATAGAAGCGACCATTCTGCTCTGGCAGTGTTTCAAAGCGGTTTGTCGGCTCGATCCGCAGCGATCGGTGCGGGCGCTACCGCCGCCAACCCCCGACCAGCTGGTACAGATGGCGGCGCGCTACAACCGACTGCGGGTTCAGCTCAGTCCTATACCTGCCCGGCTGGAGGGTGAGGATCTGGTGGCCAAACTTCAGCCGATTGTGCAAGCGGCCCGGTCTCACCTGGTGCCGAAGGTGACATCGCTAGATCAGCCCCAGTTTGACGTGATCGCGCCAGCGCCCCTAGACAGTTTGAGCGGCGACGACCTGCCGATGGCTCGGCTATTGGCGGCGGAGGCCTACGCCGAACAGCGGCGGCGGGTGCAGCAGCTGGAGGCGGTGCTGGGGGAGGCGATCGCGGCGCTCACCCCAGCCGATCAAACCCTGCTGCGGTTTTACTACCAGGAGCAACTGACCCAAACGGCGATCGCCCAGCAGCTCGACATTCAGCAGTATCAGGTATCGCGGCGGCTGAACCGGGTGCGCCAACAGCTCCTGGCCAATGTGGCCCAGTGGAGTCAGAAAACGCTGCATATTTCCCTGAATTCTGCCGTATTAGCCAGTATGAGCGACGCGATTCACGAGTGGTTACAGCGCCATTATCAAAAACAGCATTAG